ATGCATTGCCTGTGGCTTCTGTGTCGGAATATGTCCCTGCGGTGTGTGGGAGATGGTTGAGAATATTTAAAATTTATAAATCAATTTCTGGCTACTAACTATCAGTTAGTAGCCTTTTTTATAAAATTGCTCAATCTAAAATGATTTCTGTTATCTTTTCTTTAGCTTTTACCACATTCCATTCAATCTTAGTATATAATTGATTATAATCTATCCATTGGGAGGAAAAAATGAGGAAAACGGAAAGTTTTACAAGAAGGGAATTTATAAAAGCTGCCGGGATAGGTGCTGCATTGGTTTTTGCTGGTAAATGGGGAATTCATTCAATAGCATGGGCTGGTTCAGATAAAAGAACGCTCAGGATGATTCTTGTTGATTACAGTAAATGCACAGGATGCAGAACCTGTGAGGCTGTATGCTCTTCATGGAATAATCCCGTAACAATTAATGGTGAAAAAATTCCAGGGCTTGGGAATCCAGTTTATTCAAACATAAAAGTTGTAAGTTTCAATCCAGATGTTGATGTCCCAAATGTGTGTGCCATGTGTCCTGATGCACCATGTGTAAATTCATGTCCTGTTGAGCCAGACCCTAAAACAGGAATAAAAGCTCTTTACAGAGATAAAAAAACTTTGACAATAAAAAATGACCCTGCCCGTTGCATAGGCTGTGGAAACTGTGCCCGAGCCTGTGCTGAACAGAGAAAAGGTGTTATAGAGCTTGACTCAAAAACAGGCAAACCAAGAGGAATCTGTACTCTTTGTAATGGTGACCCCCAATGTGTAAAACACTGCCCCTTTGATGCTCTTTCCTATGTTGAGGTTAATGAAAAACAAAAATTTTATGGACTATCACCAGAAAAAATTGCCTCTATACTGGCAAAACATTGGTATGACACGGATTTAGGAGGTGTTAAATGAAGATAAAAGGATATCACGGTAAAATACTGAAAATAGACCTTACAACAGGTAAAATTGAAAAAATAGCTCTCAAAGAGGAAGACCTTGTTAAATTTGTTGGTGGACGGGGTCTTGGGGTGAAACTACTCTGGGATAATCTAAAAAAACCAGGAGTTGATCCCCTTTCACCTGAAAATCCACTTATCTTTATGACAGGACCTTTTTCAGGCTTTTCAGTTCCTTCAGCCTCAAGAACATGTGTGGTTACAAAATCTCCAATAACATCACCTCTTCGCTCTCCCTATCCTCATGCATCTACAGTAACCTACTCAAATGTTGGAGGTTTCTTTGGTCCTGAGCTGAAAATGGCAGGCTATGATGGAATTATGATTACAGGAAAAGCAAATGAACTATGCTACATCGTCATAGAAGACGATAAGGTATATATTCGTGATGCAAAAAAATTTAAAGGTATGCGCACAGATGCTTTTGACAAGGCGTTCCTTAAAGAGCTTGGAGACAGAAGATTTAAAACTGTATATATCGGACCTGCAGGTGAAAATCTCGTTCGTTATGCAAGCATACTTCATACATCTGCCCGTGCTGCAGGAAGAGGTGGAGTGGGATGTGTGATGGGCTCAAAAAACTTAAAAGCAATAGCAGTAAAAGGTAGCATACAGCCTGATGTTGCCAATCATAAAAAATTTATCGCTATGGTTGAGAAAGCCCGATTAGCTCTTAAAAACTCTCCAAATACAAAAAACTGGAGGGATTACGGAACCGCTGGATATATTGTAAAAAGTAGTGATCAGGGTACAGAGACTGTTCGTAACTTCCGAGAGGGAACTTTCCCTGAAGCATACAAAATTGGTGCAGAAACTGCAAGAAGAGATGTATGGGTAAGAAACATTGCCTGTATGTACTGTCCTCTGGCATGTAAAAAAAGTGGACGTACAAAGGGTAAATATGGTGGAATTGTCCATGATGGACCAGAGTATGAAACAGGTACAATGCTTGGTTCAAATCTTTTGATATCTGATATGGCTGGCTTACTTAAGATAATCTACAATGTGGATGATCTCGGGCTTGATGCTATTTCAACTGGAGCAGTGATTGGCTTTCTCATGGAAGCCTATGAAAAAGGTATTATTGATCAGAAATTCCTTGACGGAATTGATCTTAAATGGGGAAGTGTAGACGCAACTCTTGCCATTATAGAAAAAATCGCATACAGGGATGGAGTTGGAGACCTTGCATCAAAGGGAGTAAAAGTGCTCTCTCAAAAAATAGGACAGGGAAGCGAAAAGTTTGCCATTCATGTTAAAGGTCTTGAACTTGCTGCTCACAATATTCAGGCAAATCCGCCAAGAGCTCTATGCTATGCCACAGCAAACAGGGGTGGATGCCATCTTAATGGAGACAGTGTAACCATGCAGAATTTCAGAGCAATGATTGACTCAACAGGAGTTTGTTTTTTTGCTGCCATGGATAGTGTTTATGAGGAACCATTGATTTCCCTTCTAAGTGCAATCACAGGAATTGATTATGATAAGGCTGAATTTTTAAAAGCCGGTGAAAGAGTTTTTAATCTTGAAAAGATGTTCAATTATCGTGAAGGATTCCGTCGTGAAGATGACTGGCTACCTGATAGATTTTTTGAAGATGCCTTTACCATAGGACCTAAAAAAGGTGCTGTACTTGATAGAGATAAATTCCGTGAAATTCTCACTCAATATTACAAAGAAAGAGGCTGGGATGCGCAAACCACAAAGCCTGCAGAGGCAAAACTAAAAGAGCTTGGTCTGGATAAGATTACTTAAAACTGCCGATAGAGAATTTATTTGTATAACCTCAGAAGCTTTTTTCGGTTTCTGAGGTTACTTCTCAAAAAAGGTTTTGTAAAAATTCCTTGCGCGATGGGAGTATTCTGTGTTTATTTTTTCTGCTTCATTGAGGATTTTTTTCCCGACTTTGACAGTTAAAAATTTAAAATCATTTATTTTCAATATGTTAGGGTGCACCTGTCCTGTTTACTCCACTACAACTTCTCTGAGGATTACTGGCGGGATTTTTACTCCTAAGGCTCTCAATATCTGATTACTCTCTCTGCAGCTGTCCTTGCATAAACCTCTGTTTTTTCCGTCCTTATCTTTATCGCTCTTACTCTGTCAAGTTCCTCAATCGCTTGCTCTGCCGTTATGTAAAGCCCTGCCTCTGTTAACTTCCTCTGTATTACTCTTAATACGTAAAAGCTTAAAAAACATAGCATTATATGTCCCTTTATCCTTCTTTCTGTCCAGTGATACACGGGTCTCAGGTCAAGACTGCTTTTCATGCATCTGAATGATTCCTCTATCTTGTATAGCATTTTGTATGCTCCAAGGACTTGCTCCTCTGTAAGATGGCTGTTGTTTGTTACATATCCAAAATATCCGTCCCATCGGGACTCCTGCTTTATTTTCTCTTTATCTATGGATACCTCTTTATGCTTTACTCTCAGGTATTTGCTGTAAGAGGGCTTTATAAGGCTTTTTTGACCTTGATTGAGTTTTCTCTTAAGCCAAGTTCATCCCTGTAGGAATGGACAAGCTGTAGATATGTTATTGGTTTGTGCTTTGAGCCACCTTTTACTCTTCGGATAAACATATTTGTGCTTCTAATTTAGATTACTACGATGGTAAAGTGCGATAAAGACAAATAATTTATGTTACTACAAAATGGAGAAAAATTATAAAGTTAAAAAATGAAAATGTAGAAAAATCAAAGAGTTAGGTTTTGTGGAAGGGGTAATTTTGAGCTTAAACTGTCAAAGTCAGGAAAAAAGTTTAAAACTTTTTGAATCTTATATCAGTTCACTAAAATAGCGAGAGAACCAAGAGGATGTTCATACTATTTTCCGTAAACTCTTTTAATTAAAAATTCTATCAGATCAGTTTGTTCTGAAGTATCAAGTTTTATTAATCTTTCCTCGGGAATTTCATCAGGTTGTTCAAACTTTTCCTTCTGGGCTAAATATATCTCCCAGCGAGCATCTGATATGTCCTCTGATTCCCGGCGTTTCATAAATCTTTCCTTAACAATGCTGTCTTCTGCAGTGCACCATATAAAGTAAACATCTGCAAAGTTAAGCTCCTTAAGCACAGCCTCTCTAAAGACTCTTTCACGAAAAGTGGCATCTAAAATTACGTCCCTGCCTATCATGAGACTTTCCCTCGCAAGCTCTATCATTTTTTTGTAAGTCTTTTCTGTGAATTCTTTACTGTAAATTCCCTTTTCAAAGGGCTCATAGTGATGCTCTGTTGGTGCGATTCCTACAAGGCTTTTACGAACTATGTCAGAGGGAATCCATTCAGCAAGTGTAAATTCACTTACTTTTCTTGCAAGGGTTGACTTGCCTGTTCCAGAAAGTCCGAAGACAACAAAAATCTTTGGCTTACCCTTAGCATAAAGATAGGCAAGGTCAAAGTATTTTTGTGCCTCTTTCAAAGCCTCTTTCCTCTTTTCTTCAGATAAAGCAGTATCTTCAGATGTAAAGCATCCGATTTTTCCCCTCACATAGGCACGATAGCATTTGTAAAAATTAAGAAGTTTCGGCAAATCCCTGTCACCTGATTTTTCGACATAGGTTTTAACAAAGTACTCTGAAAGCTCTCTGTAACCATGAAAATCTAAATCCATGCTTAAAAAAGCTATATCAGAGGCAACATCGCCACATCTGAATCTTTCATTAAACTCAATGCAGTCAAAGATGTAAACTTTTTTCAGGTTATCAAAGCATATATTTGCAGAGTAAAGGTCTCCATGTCCTTCACGGATAAAGCCTTCTTTAATGCGAGTTTCAAACAATGTCCTGCTTTCTCTTATAAAAGCCCTTGTCCAGTTGACAATCTCATTGTATCTCCATTTATTCAGGGCTCTTCCAACAAAACGCTCTGTCTGACTAAAGTTTTCTTCAGTATTAAAGGAAATGGTATCAATACTACCATGCTCATCAACTCCTCTGCCGGTTTTAGCCTTTTTATAAAAAGGAACGAGTAAATCAACAATTAAATCAATGTGTTTTTCTGTTAATGCTCGCTCTTTCAGGATTTTTTGCATCATCCCATTTTCTGGAAGTCTATTCATCTTTACAGCATACTCAACGATGTTTTCGCTGTTTTCCAACTTATAACCCTCAGAAGTCTGAGATATTGGGACAACGCCAAGATAAATATCAGGACAGAGCCTTCTGTTAAGCTCAACTTCCTTTTCACAGTAAAGCTTTCTTAGTTCAAGGGTTGTAAAGTCAAGAAAGCCAAAGTTCACAGGCTTTTTAATTTTGTAAACAGTCTCATCAACGACAAAAACATAGGAAATATGGGTCTGTATTACTGTTAATTCTTTTGGTTTTATGGGAAAAGACTCTTTTTTAAGCTCCTTAGCCCAGTTTATCATTCTTCTCCTATATAATGCATAAAGATATTCTACTTAAGATAACATACATTGAACACCTTCTATGCAGATTTTCTTTGCCAGTTTTGTAGCCTCTTCAATAAGATAGTCTTTCTCTTCCATGTTTTTTGTTTCCACATAAATACGAATTTTAGGTTCTGTGCCTGATGGCCTTATCATAATCCATGATAGATCATCAAATACAATTTTGATTCCGTCAATGTCTATGATATTAAGAATCTTTTTCTTCAGTTTTCCTATTTCAAATGAATCTCCTGCTTTAAAGTAATCTTTCAATGCATAGACATGCTTTTTCACATGAGGACCAAAGTTTTCACGGGATATCTCAAAACCTGTTCTATCAGAATAATATCTTCCATAAATAGATTCAATTTCTTCAAGATAGTCACTAAGATTCTTGCCTAATGTAGCCATCATTTCAAGGGCAAGTAAACAACCAAAGAGTGCATCTTTTTCAAGAGTGTGATTTTGTGCTGATATTCCATCAGACTCTTCAAATGCAACAACTGCCTTTTCCTTTGCCTCAGGCAACAGATAGGGTCTAAAATGTTTGAATCCTACTTTTGTCTCAACTACCTCAACTCCTAATTCTTTTGCAATGGCATTCACAAAATTGCTTGTTCCAACACTTTTTGCCACAATGCCTCTCAAACCTTTGTAACTGTAAAGATAATGAAATGCCATTGCACCAAAGTAATTCATAGGAATCTGTCTATTCATATCCGCAAAACGAACTCTGTCTGAGTCAGGATCAATTATGGCTGCAAATCCTAATGAGTCTCTCTTTAAATAGGATAAAGCAAGCCTTAAGTTTATCTCACTTGGTTCAGGAGAAAGACCTTCAAATAAAGGATCATTGTCTTTCCTTAAACATATAAAAGTTCCTGGCTTTAATGAAAGAATTCTTGCAAGTTTACCTCTACTTGTTCCATACATATGGTCAATTGCACAAATTGGCTTTTCAGTCTCTATGAAGTCTCTGATTTTTCCTAGATCAAGAAGTCCTCTTTTCTTAATGAAACCTATGTAGAGTTCTGTCAGATCTATTCTGTCAATCTTCTCTGGTTTTACACTCTTTACCTCTTTAGATGTTTTCATAATTTCATTTGCAAGTGTTTCAATCGGTTTCGTAAGCTCTTCTGGAGCTGGTCCTCCATCAGAAGGGTTTAATTTAAATCCTCCATAATTTGCTGGATTATGACTTGGTGTTAGATTAATTGAAGCTGCTGCACCAAGTTCAACAACTGCCGCTGAAAACTCAGGAGTTGAAGCTTCACCTGCATAGTAACATTTTATTCCTTCCGACTGAAGCAATCCTATTACTTCATAGGCAAAGTCTTTCCCAAGAATTCTCGTGTCATGTCCAACAATTACTCCTCTTTCTTTGAATTCATTAAAAGAGCTGACACCTATAGCATTTAAAATTTTGCTATCCTCACTTTTTACTGCCTCAATAATTGCTTTTGCGAGCACTCTTACATTCTGCATTGTAAAGTCAGAGCCTATTTCTCCACGCCAGCCAGATGTTCCAAAATGAATTTCTGCGGGCTCAGTATTTTCCTTTGCAAGTTTTTCTATCTCTATCAGAAGGTGTCTCTTATTCCCAGGATCTTTTAAAATTTCTCTCCATAGAAGGGATGCCTTCATAGAACACCTCCTTAGTTTTACTTCAATTATAAACATCTTTGCATGTCAAAGGCAAAATTTAATGGTATAATATGAAAAATATGGCGAAGGGGGACAGAAATGGCAAAAAAACTACAGGCAGAAGAAGTCTATAAAAAATGTGATGACAAAATATTTGATTTTGAAACAACTGAAGAATTGCCACCACTTACAGGAACAATTGGACAGGACAGAGCCATCGCATCCTTAGAATTCGGTTTAAATTTACCTGCAAAGGGTTTTAACATATATGCCCTTGGTGAACAGGGCACAGGAAAAATGCGGGCAATAAGAACACTTCTTTCTGAAAAAGCAAAACAGGAACCTGTGCCACCTGACTGGTGCTATGTATATAACTTTAAAAACCCTGATGCTCCAATTGCTATTAGTTTACCGGCTGGTAAGGCAGTAGAGTTTCAGAAAGACATGGAAAATCTTGTTAACACATTAAAAGTAGAAATTCCAAAGGCTTTTGAATCAAAAGAGTATGATAAACAAAGAAATAAAATTCTTGAAGATTTTCAGCAAAAGCAGAAGGAATGGTTTTCTGCGGTAGAAGAAGAAGCAAGAACAAAAGGCTTTGCAATTCGTAAAGCTCTTGCAGGGCTAATAATTGTTCCTATCAAGAGAGATGGAGAGCCTCTTACAGAAGAAGAGTTTCAGGCACTTGATCCCGATACAAGACAAAAAATTGATGAACTTGGCAAAATGCTTCAGGAAAAACTCGATGACGTAGTAAGAGCTGTTAAAGAAGCGGAAAAACTTGTAAAAGATATGCTCATAAGACTTGAACGTCAGATTGCACTTGATGTGATAGAGCAGCCAATTGAAGAGCTTAAGAAAAAATACTCTTTTAACGAAAAAATAGTACACTATCTTGAAGCTGTCAGGGAGGATATCCTAAATAATCTTCAGGATTTTAAAATTCAGGAAGAGGCTGTCCCACCTATGCCTCCTTTCATGAAAATTCAGAGGGAAGTTTCTTTTTCCAAATACAGCGTGAATGTTCTTGTCGATAATTCTTCAACTCAGGGAGCTCCGGTTATATATGAACCAAATCCTACATATCTCAACCTTTTTGGAAGAATTGAGTATAAAATTCAATATGGAATGGCAATTACTGATTTTACAATGATTAAACCTGGCTCTCTTCATAGGGCAAATGGAGGATATATTGTAATAGATGCTCTTTCACTCCTTAAAAATCTCTTTTCCTATGATGCATTAAAAAGAGCATTGAGAAGCAAAGAAATACGAATAGAAGATGTATGGGAACAATATAGACTTATAACCACAACCACTCTGAGACCAGAGCCAGTTCCATTGAATGTCAAGGTCATTTTAACTGGAACACCATTTCTTTATTACATACTTTACAACTATGATGAAGAATACAGAGAGCTTTTTAAAGTCAAGGCAGATTTTGATATAAGAATGCCAAGAACCGAAGAAAATATGAAAAAATATGCCCAGTTTATTGCACTCTGTCAAAAAGATGAAGGACTTCTTCCATTTCATAAATCGGCAGTTGCTAAAATTGTTGAATATGGCTCTAGACTGGCAGAACATCAGGAAAAGCTTTCAACTCAATTCAGCAGCATTGCAGACCTCATAAGAGAATCCCATTTTTGGGCCAAAAAAGATGGAAAAGATACAGTTTATGCTGAGCATGTAAATAAAGCCCTTGAACAGAAAATTTATAGATCAGCAAGTATAGAGGAAAAACTTAGAGAGTTAATTCTTGAGGATGTTTTGATTGTTGAAACATCTGGCAAAAAAGTTGGGCAGATTAACGGGCTTGCTGTTATTGACCTTGGTGATTATAGTTTCGGTAAACCCTCACGAATTACTGCAAGAACCTATCTTGGAAAGGCAGGAATTGTAAACATTGAAAGAGAAACAAAGATGTCTGGAAAGATTCATGAAAAGGCAGTTATGATTCTTTCAAGCTATCTATGGAGCAAATATGCAATTAAAAAACCAATAAGTCTGAGCGCATCTCTTACATTTGAACAGCTTTATGAGATGATAGAAGGTGACAGTGCTACCTGTGCTGAACTTTATGCACTTTTAAGTAGCATCGCTGAAATTCCTCTTAAACAAAACATTGCTGTTACAGGCTCTATGGATCAAAGAGGAGAGGTCCAGCCAGTCGGTGGAATAAATGAGAAAATTGAAGGATTTTTTGAACTTTGTAAAATCAGAGGACTTGATGGAACTCATGGAGTAATTATTCCAAGAAGAAATGTAAGACATCTTATGCTAAAGGAGGAAATTCAAAAAGCTATTAAAGAAGGTGCTTTCCATATCTATGCTATTGACTATGCAGAGGAAGGGCTTGAAATTCTTACAGATATGCCAGCAGGTGAACTTAAACCGGATGGAACATATCCAGAAGGCACTATAAACTATCTTGTCATGAAAAAGCTTGAAGAGATGTCAGAGTTGTTTAAGAAAAAAGAAAAAGATGAAGAAAAGAAGAATGAAAAATAAAACTTATTTAAAGACTTTAAAAATTAAAGAAACTAAAAAGAAAAAAATCAAAACAGTTGAGATTGCTGCACCAAGAGGAATTCCTGAATAATAGGAGAGAAAAATTCCTGCGTAGGATGATAAAAGAGAAAAAATAACTGATAAAATTACGGTGTTTCTTAGGGTTTTACAGAATTGCATTGCAGTCAGTGGAGGGATAATCATAAGAGCACCAATTAATAGAGCTCCCATTGTTTTTATTGAGATAGAAATTGAAAGAGCTACTGCAATGGCAAAGAGCATTTTAACAACAGTTGTATTAATTCCACAGGCATGAGCTATTTCTTCATCAATGCAAAGATTTAGCAATTTCTTATGATATTTAAATAAAAAACTCAAACAAACTAAAGCAGTGGCAATAATAAGGTAAACATCTTCATTTGTTACAGTAGAGAGACTTCCAAAAAGTATACTCATTATTGAACCAGTATTTTCAGCAAAAGTTATAAAAACTACTGAAAGGGCAACACCGGCATAAAGAAAAAATGAGAGAGAACCTTCTGCTGGAAGCCTGTCTCTTGACCTGAGCTGTTCAACAGAAATAGCCACCATAATGCTTAAGAAGATAAGCAAAATAAGAGAATTTATTTTAAAAAAAATACTTAATGCAATTGCTAAAAAACCAACATGAGCAAGAGTATCTGCAAAAAAGGCATATCTGCGCAATAGCAAAAAAACTCCAAAAATCGGAGCTAAAGGCGCTATAAAACTTATAACTATAAAAGCCCTTTTTATTATGTTTAACTCAAAAATCTCAAACATCTCTATGAAGAAAAACCGCCTGTTCAGGATATAACATCTTCATATATTCATCTTTGAGAATTCTCTGAGGCTCACCAAGACATACAACTTTTCTATTCAAACACATAATACAGTTTACTTCATGAGCAAAAGTTGCTATATCATGAGTTACTACAACTATTGTAATTCCAAAATTCTGATTAAGATCCTCAAGTATTTGAAAAACTTCATCCATTGAATAAGGGTCTATGTATGTAGTTGGCTCATCAAGTAGTAAAATTTTTGGTTGTAAGGCAATAGCTCTTGCAAGAAATGCCTTTTGTCGCTGACCACCAGAAAGTTCCCTCAGTGACTTCTTTTTTAAATGGGAAATCTTGAAAACATCCAGAGCCCAATCAATATGATGCTTTTTAATTCTTTCATATCCGCTTTTAACAAGTTCTTCTACGGTAATTGGAAATTCATATATGGTCTGGGATATTCTTTGAGGAAGATATCCTATAGTCTGTGATTTTAAATAATCCTGCGGTCTCATTCCATAGATCAATACTTCACCTTTATGAGGTTTTATTATACCCAGTATCAGTCTGAGCAAAGTCGTTTTCCCTGCTCCATTTGGTCCGATGATTCCAAGATAACATCTCTCAGGTATTTCAAGATTAATATCTTCAAGTACAAAAATGCTGTCAAATGAGTAATAAACATTTTTTAAAGTAATAGCACTTACTGGCATTTTAATGCAGTCTTTAAGGTTTTTAGATTTTCATGCATTGTATGAAAGTAATCAATCTTATTTTGGGGCAATGAAGTATGAAGAGTGTTAAATTTTAATATTTTTGCTCCTGTTTCTTCTGATAAGGCTTTAGCAATTTTATCTCCTTCAGGCTCAGAAATAATATAGTCGATTGAGTTTTTCTTCATAACCTCTTTAAGTTGTTTTATTTTTTTTAAAGAAGGCTCCTGTTCTGGTTCATGGACAATAAAGTAAGAGTAAAATCCATATCTTGCCTGAAGATAATTTAAGAATTCATGAGTAATTATTACATCTTTCAAGGCACAGTTTGATAACTCCTTTTTATAAAGATTATCAAGTTCCTTTAACTTTGCCTCATATATTGAAAAATTTTTTTCATAAAGCTCTTTTCTTTCAGGTGCAATCTGCTCAACTGCATTTTTTATAGCTTTTATCATTTCTGTAACCAATACCGGATCTAACCATATATGAGGGTCTATTTCATTTGATGAAGAGTATTTTCTAAATTGAATGCTATCCTGAAGCCTGACCAACTTTACTCCTTTTTGAGTAAATTCGTTTCTTATTTTATCAAGCCATCGGTCAATATCTGTATCTCCAAGATAAACTATCATGTCTGCGTTTGAAAGTTTTTGAATATCCTTTAGGGAAGGCTCAAAATTATGAGGATCAACTCCCTGAGGCATTAAACTCTCAACCTGAGCCTCTGGAATTATCCACTTTGTAAACTCTTCAAGAGGATAAAGACTTGTATAAACTAATATAGACTTTGAAGTTTTCTCAGGCTTTCCTGAACATGACAGTAAAAAAACTGTCACAGAGAAGATTAAAAAAAGGGAAATTATGAAGTTGAACCTTGAATCTTGAACGTTGAACTTTCTTTTCATGTATACCTCTACATTGAAAAAATGTCCTTTATCTTTTCTTTCAAACCCTTTGAAGTCTTTTTAATCTCTTCTCCAGATACCTTTGCAAACTCTTCAAGAAGTTCTCTCTGACGTTCATTGAGTTTCTTAGGTACATCAATATAAACAGTTACAATCTGGTCTCCTTTATGTGTACCCCCTACTCTTGGGAGTCCTTTGCCTTTGAGTTTAAACACTCTGCCTGAAGGAGTTCCTGGGGGTATCTCTATCTTTGCTTTACCATCAATCGTTGGAACTTCAATCTCTCCACCAAAAACTGCTCTCACAAATGAAATCGGAACTGAGCAATAAAGATTTATTCCTTCTCTTCTGAAGAACTCATGGTCCTTAACATCTACATAAATATAAAGATCACCTCTTGGACCTCCGAATTCACCTAGTTCTCCCTCACCTGTAACCTTTAATTTACTTCCTGATTCAACACCAGCTGGAATTTTAATTTTCAATTCCCTTTCTACCCTTACCTTACCTCTTCCAGAGCAATCAAAACAGGGATCTTTAATAATTTTTCCACTACCACCACATTTTGTACATGTTTTTGATACTGAGAAAAATCCCTGATTGTATCTGATATAGCCAGTGCCACCACAGGAGGAACATATAAGCGGTTCACTACCAGGTTTTATTCCGGAGCCACCACAGGTTTCGCATATTTCCCAGCGATAAAATCTGATATCTTTTTCAACTCCTTTAGCTACCTCTTCCAGCGTAATTGTAATATCATATCTTAAATCAGCACCCTTTTTGGGTCTATTTTTCGTGAATCCGAAACTCCCAAAAAATCCTTCAAATATATCTTCAAATATGTCTGTAAAGGTTGTATAACTCTCATATCCAAATCCTGAAGATACTCCTTCTGCTGTGCCATATCTATCATAGTTTGCTCTCTTTACAGGATCACTAAGACATGCGTAGGCTTCATTTATCTCTTTAAACTTTTCTTCAGCCTCTTTATTGCCTGGATTTAGATCGGGATGATACTGTCTTGCAAGGCGCCGGAACGCCTTTTTTATCTCTTCCTGAGAGGCGTCCCGGCTTACTCCAAGAATCTTGTAATAGTCTTTCATTTATTATCTTTATCCTCTA
The nucleotide sequence above comes from Thermodesulfovibrio aggregans. Encoded proteins:
- a CDS encoding aldehyde ferredoxin oxidoreductase family protein → MKIKGYHGKILKIDLTTGKIEKIALKEEDLVKFVGGRGLGVKLLWDNLKKPGVDPLSPENPLIFMTGPFSGFSVPSASRTCVVTKSPITSPLRSPYPHASTVTYSNVGGFFGPELKMAGYDGIMITGKANELCYIVIEDDKVYIRDAKKFKGMRTDAFDKAFLKELGDRRFKTVYIGPAGENLVRYASILHTSARAAGRGGVGCVMGSKNLKAIAVKGSIQPDVANHKKFIAMVEKARLALKNSPNTKNWRDYGTAGYIVKSSDQGTETVRNFREGTFPEAYKIGAETARRDVWVRNIACMYCPLACKKSGRTKGKYGGIVHDGPEYETGTMLGSNLLISDMAGLLKIIYNVDDLGLDAISTGAVIGFLMEAYEKGIIDQKFLDGIDLKWGSVDATLAIIEKIAYRDGVGDLASKGVKVLSQKIGQGSEKFAIHVKGLELAAHNIQANPPRALCYATANRGGCHLNGDSVTMQNFRAMIDSTGVCFFAAMDSVYEEPLISLLSAITGIDYDKAEFLKAGERVFNLEKMFNYREGFRREDDWLPDRFFEDAFTIGPKKGAVLDRDKFREILTQYYKERGWDAQTTKPAEAKLKELGLDKIT
- a CDS encoding IS1634 family transposase; protein product: MKPSYSKYLRVKHKEVSIDKEKIKQESRWDGYFGYVTNNSHLTEEQVLGAYKMLYKIEESFRCMKSSLDLRPVYHWTERRIKGHIMLCFLSFYVLRVIQRKLTEAGLYITAEQAIEELDRVRAIKIRTEKTEVYARTAAERVIRY
- a CDS encoding phosphomannomutase, whose product is MKASLLWREILKDPGNKRHLLIEIEKLAKENTEPAEIHFGTSGWRGEIGSDFTMQNVRVLAKAIIEAVKSEDSKILNAIGVSSFNEFKERGVIVGHDTRILGKDFAYEVIGLLQSEGIKCYYAGEASTPEFSAAVVELGAAASINLTPSHNPANYGGFKLNPSDGGPAPEELTKPIETLANEIMKTSKEVKSVKPEKIDRIDLTELYIGFIKKRGLLDLGKIRDFIETEKPICAIDHMYGTSRGKLARILSLKPGTFICLRKDNDPLFEGLSPEPSEINLRLALSYLKRDSLGFAAIIDPDSDRVRFADMNRQIPMNYFGAMAFHYLYSYKGLRGIVAKSVGTSNFVNAIAKELGVEVVETKVGFKHFRPYLLPEAKEKAVVAFEESDGISAQNHTLEKDALFGCLLALEMMATLGKNLSDYLEEIESIYGRYYSDRTGFEISRENFGPHVKKHVYALKDYFKAGDSFEIGKLKKKILNIIDIDGIKIVFDDLSWIMIRPSGTEPKIRIYVETKNMEEKDYLIEEATKLAKKICIEGVQCMLS
- a CDS encoding AAA family ATPase, encoding MINWAKELKKESFPIKPKELTVIQTHISYVFVVDETVYKIKKPVNFGFLDFTTLELRKLYCEKEVELNRRLCPDIYLGVVPISQTSEGYKLENSENIVEYAVKMNRLPENGMMQKILKERALTEKHIDLIVDLLVPFYKKAKTGRGVDEHGSIDTISFNTEENFSQTERFVGRALNKWRYNEIVNWTRAFIRESRTLFETRIKEGFIREGHGDLYSANICFDNLKKVYIFDCIEFNERFRCGDVASDIAFLSMDLDFHGYRELSEYFVKTYVEKSGDRDLPKLLNFYKCYRAYVRGKIGCFTSEDTALSEEKRKEALKEAQKYFDLAYLYAKGKPKIFVVFGLSGTGKSTLARKVSEFTLAEWIPSDIVRKSLVGIAPTEHHYEPFEKGIYSKEFTEKTYKKMIELARESLMIGRDVILDATFRERVFREAVLKELNFADVYFIWCTAEDSIVKERFMKRRESEDISDARWEIYLAQKEKFEQPDEIPEERLIKLDTSEQTDLIEFLIKRVYGK
- a CDS encoding 4Fe-4S dicluster domain-containing protein, with protein sequence MRKTESFTRREFIKAAGIGAALVFAGKWGIHSIAWAGSDKRTLRMILVDYSKCTGCRTCEAVCSSWNNPVTINGEKIPGLGNPVYSNIKVVSFNPDVDVPNVCAMCPDAPCVNSCPVEPDPKTGIKALYRDKKTLTIKNDPARCIGCGNCARACAEQRKGVIELDSKTGKPRGICTLCNGDPQCVKHCPFDALSYVEVNEKQKFYGLSPEKIASILAKHWYDTDLGGVK